Proteins from a genomic interval of Lycium ferocissimum isolate CSIRO_LF1 chromosome 2, AGI_CSIRO_Lferr_CH_V1, whole genome shotgun sequence:
- the LOC132047250 gene encoding serine/threonine-protein kinase STY13-like isoform X1, which yields MGSANGFYSCDEFNLEAKWLIDPKLLFVGPKIGEGAHAKVYEGKYRNQNVAIKIVHRGETPEEITKREARFGREVAMLSRVQHKNLVKVSFLSPKLVFGYDLFDERLRRLNELLTLVIGFHFIFHLQFIGACKEPVMVIVTELLLGGTLRKYLVSMRPRCLDTAVAIRFALDIARGMECLHSHGIIHRDLKPENLLLTADHKTVKLADFGLAREESLTEMMTAETGTYRWMAPELYSTVTLRHGEKKHYNHKVDAYSFAIVLWELIHNKLPFEGMSNLQAAYAAAFKSVRPSTDDLPEDLAVIVTSCWKEDPNTRPNFTQIIQMLLHFLSSVSPPEPVIPARIFTSENHVLPPESPGTSALMIKRDDSGETPKTPMENQPRGFFFCFNQCY from the exons ATGGGATCTGCTAATGGGTTTTACTCTTGTGATGAGTTTAATTTGGAGGCCAAATGGTTGATTGATCCAAAGCTTCTTTTTGTTGGTCCTAAGATTGGAGAGGGCGCTCATGCTAAGGTGTATGAGGGAAA GTACAGAAACCAGAATGTAGCGATAAAGATTGTGCATAGAGGCGAAACGCCTGAGGAGATCACCAAGAGGGAAGCTCGTTTTGGAAGGGAGGTTGCAATGTTATCCAGAGTTCAGCACAAGAACTTAGTGAAGGTTTCTTTTTTAAGTCCCAAACTTGTGTTTGGATATGATCTATTTGATGAGCGATTAAGACGGCTAAATGAATTGCTCACATTGGTTATTggttttcattttatttttcatttacagTTCATAGGAGCTTGCAAGGAGCCTGTCATGGTCATTGTAACTGAACTTCTTCTTGGTGGGACGTTAAGAAAATACTTGGTGAGCATGAGGCCGAGGTGTTTGGATACTGCTGTTGCTATTAGATTTGCCCTTGATATAGCTCGTGGAATGGAATGCTTGCACTCTCATGGAATCATTCATCGTGACCTAAAACCTG AGAACTTGCTTTTGACGGCAGACCATAAAACTGTCAAACTTGCGGATTTTGGTTTGGCAAGAGAAGAATCATTGACAGAGATGATGACTGCTGAAACTGGAACTTATCGCTGGATGGCTCCAGag CTCTACAGCACGGTCACTTTAAGACACGGCGAGAAGAAGCACTATAATCACAAAGTAGATGCCTATAGTTTTGCAATTGTCCTGTGGGAACTCATACATAACAAATTACCATTTGAGGGCATGTCTAATTTGCAGGCTGCTTATGCAGCTGCTTTTAAG AGTGTGAGACCAAGCACAGATGATCTTCCAGAGGATTTGGCTGTAATTGTAACTTCGTGTTGGAAAGAGGATCCAAACACTCGTCCCAACTTCACTCAGATAATACAGATGCTTctgcactttctttcttcagTTTCACCACCGGAACCTGTAATACCAGCTAGGATTTTCACTTCAGAGAATCATGTCTTACCACCAGAGTCTCCAGGTACTAGCGCCTTAATGATCAAGCGTGATGACTCGGGTGAGACCCCTAAAACACCAATGGAGAATCAGCCAAGAGGATTCTTCTTCTGCTTTAACCAATGCTACTGA
- the LOC132047251 gene encoding SUPPRESSOR OF GAMMA RESPONSE 1 isoform X1, whose protein sequence is MQMARSWIIDGRGLASKVKNVGAPAAHQIKDCGAKRQCPNCHYCIDNKDVSQEWPGLPVGVKFDPSDVELVEHLEAKCGMGNSEQHKFIDEFIPTLDVNEGICYTHPENLPGAKKDGSSIHFFYRTTNAYASGKRKRRKIHDENNLMKEHVRWHKTGKTKVVMENGLQKGCKKVMVLYQTSTKGSKQEKTNWVMHQYHLGTDEDEKEGEFVVSKIFYQQQKQSVKANDSRANEEASVGANQTEPTTPKTVTPNPPRAGETPSCDDIVDDSLPFSPDQEVEVAKEPGEPSDAKIKCEMEYPTCLAGESQAADAYDVDISLLCDERNDSYSLLDGSGPNHGPSADDTCHLPQGNGNTACEISELDNLEFDTPPDFQLADLPFGSQENIFSWLDRL, encoded by the exons ATGCAGATGGCGAG ATCTTGGATTATTGATGGTAGAGGACTTGCGAGTAAAGTTAAAAATGTTGGTGCCCCTGCTGCACATCAAATAAAAGATTGTGGGGCAAAACGGCAATGCCCAAACTGCCATTACTGTATCGATAACAAAGAT GTTTCTCAGGAATGGCCTGGTCTACCTGTTGGTGTGAAATTTGATCCATCTGATGTAGAGCTCGTGGAACATTTAGAAGCAAAGTGCGGGATGGGAAATTCCGAGCAACACAAATTCATTGATGAATTCATCCCAACTCTTGACGTTAACGAAGGGATTTGCTATACCCATCCTGAAAATCTTCCTG GTGCCAAAAAAGATGGAAGTAGCATTCACTTCTTTTATCGCACTACTAATGCGTATGCAAGTGGCAAACGTAAGCGTAGAAAGATTCATGATGAAAACAATTTGATGAAAGAACATGTCCGCTGGCACAAGACGGGAAAGACCAAAGTTGTTATGGAGAATGGGCTCCAAaagggatgtaagaaggtcatggttCTCTATCAAACTAGTACGAAGGGGTCGAAGCAGGAAAAGACTAATTGGGTAATGCATCAGTACCATTTGGGCACTGatgaagatgaaaaagaaggCGAATTTGtggtttcaaaaatcttttacCAGCAGCAGAAGCAATCCGTCAAGGCCAATGATTCTCGTGCCAATGAAGAAGCCAGTGTGGGAGCGAATCAAACTGAACCTACAACTCCAAAGACGGTTACTCCCAATCCCCCTCGAGCTGGAGAAACCCCTTCctgtgatgatattgtggatgaCTCTTTACCCTTTTCACCTGATCAG GAAGTGGAAGTTGCCAAAGAACCAGGGGAACCATCTGATGCTAAAATTAAGTGCGAAATGGAGTACCCTACATGCTTGGCTGGAGAATCACAAGCAGCTGATGcatatgatgttgatatttctCTGTTGTGTGATGAACGtaatgattcttattcacttcttgatggtTCTGGACCCAATCATGGCCCTTCTGCAGACGACACTTGCCATTTACCACAAGGAAATGGTAACACAGCCTGCGAAATTTCAGAGTTGGATAACTTGGAATTTGATACTCCTCCAGACTTCCAACTTGCA GATTTGCCGTTTGGTTCTCAGGAGAATATCTTTAGTTGGTTGGACCGGCTATAG
- the LOC132047251 gene encoding SUPPRESSOR OF GAMMA RESPONSE 1 isoform X2, producing MGRSWIIDGRGLASKVKNVGAPAAHQIKDCGAKRQCPNCHYCIDNKDVSQEWPGLPVGVKFDPSDVELVEHLEAKCGMGNSEQHKFIDEFIPTLDVNEGICYTHPENLPGAKKDGSSIHFFYRTTNAYASGKRKRRKIHDENNLMKEHVRWHKTGKTKVVMENGLQKGCKKVMVLYQTSTKGSKQEKTNWVMHQYHLGTDEDEKEGEFVVSKIFYQQQKQSVKANDSRANEEASVGANQTEPTTPKTVTPNPPRAGETPSCDDIVDDSLPFSPDQEVEVAKEPGEPSDAKIKCEMEYPTCLAGESQAADAYDVDISLLCDERNDSYSLLDGSGPNHGPSADDTCHLPQGNGNTACEISELDNLEFDTPPDFQLADLPFGSQENIFSWLDRL from the exons ATGGGAAG ATCTTGGATTATTGATGGTAGAGGACTTGCGAGTAAAGTTAAAAATGTTGGTGCCCCTGCTGCACATCAAATAAAAGATTGTGGGGCAAAACGGCAATGCCCAAACTGCCATTACTGTATCGATAACAAAGAT GTTTCTCAGGAATGGCCTGGTCTACCTGTTGGTGTGAAATTTGATCCATCTGATGTAGAGCTCGTGGAACATTTAGAAGCAAAGTGCGGGATGGGAAATTCCGAGCAACACAAATTCATTGATGAATTCATCCCAACTCTTGACGTTAACGAAGGGATTTGCTATACCCATCCTGAAAATCTTCCTG GTGCCAAAAAAGATGGAAGTAGCATTCACTTCTTTTATCGCACTACTAATGCGTATGCAAGTGGCAAACGTAAGCGTAGAAAGATTCATGATGAAAACAATTTGATGAAAGAACATGTCCGCTGGCACAAGACGGGAAAGACCAAAGTTGTTATGGAGAATGGGCTCCAAaagggatgtaagaaggtcatggttCTCTATCAAACTAGTACGAAGGGGTCGAAGCAGGAAAAGACTAATTGGGTAATGCATCAGTACCATTTGGGCACTGatgaagatgaaaaagaaggCGAATTTGtggtttcaaaaatcttttacCAGCAGCAGAAGCAATCCGTCAAGGCCAATGATTCTCGTGCCAATGAAGAAGCCAGTGTGGGAGCGAATCAAACTGAACCTACAACTCCAAAGACGGTTACTCCCAATCCCCCTCGAGCTGGAGAAACCCCTTCctgtgatgatattgtggatgaCTCTTTACCCTTTTCACCTGATCAG GAAGTGGAAGTTGCCAAAGAACCAGGGGAACCATCTGATGCTAAAATTAAGTGCGAAATGGAGTACCCTACATGCTTGGCTGGAGAATCACAAGCAGCTGATGcatatgatgttgatatttctCTGTTGTGTGATGAACGtaatgattcttattcacttcttgatggtTCTGGACCCAATCATGGCCCTTCTGCAGACGACACTTGCCATTTACCACAAGGAAATGGTAACACAGCCTGCGAAATTTCAGAGTTGGATAACTTGGAATTTGATACTCCTCCAGACTTCCAACTTGCA GATTTGCCGTTTGGTTCTCAGGAGAATATCTTTAGTTGGTTGGACCGGCTATAG
- the LOC132047252 gene encoding uncharacterized protein LOC132047252 — MVSDIYYPSKKSDDFCEDVCGEQSTPGIIGMSRLRCMLRGLDLKAIVFLVVFVPTCIVGIYFHGQKITYFLRPIWQSPPKPFTEVIHYYHENVSMENLCKQHGWGIREYPRRVYDAVLFSNEVDMLTIRWKELYPYITQFVLLESNSTFTGLPKPFTFAINKDQFKFVEPRLTYGTIGGRFRKGENPFVEEAYQRVALDQLLRIAGIEDDDLLIMSDVDEIPSRHTINLLRWCDDIPPILHLHLRNYLYSFEFEIKHRSWRASVHRYQSGKTRYVHYRQTDYLLADSGWHCSFCFRHISDFIFKMKAYSHTDRVRFLHYLNPRRIQDIICQGADLYDMLPEEYTFKDIIGSMGPLPHSHSAVHLPAHLLENPNKYKYLLPGNCKRESG, encoded by the exons ATGGTGTCTGATATTTATTATCCTTCAAAGAAGAGTGACGATTTTTGTGAAGACGTTTGTGGCGAG CAATCTACCCCTGGAATAATAGGCATGTCGAGACTACGATGTATGCTTCGAGGATTAGATTTAAAGGCTATTGTctttttggttgtttttgtGCCAACATGCATAGTTGGCATATACTTTCATGGACAAAAGATTACATATTTCCTCCGTCCCATATGGCAATCTCCTCCGAAGCCCTTTACTGAAGTTATTCACTATTATCATGAGAATGTATCGATGGAGAATCTTTGCAAGCAACATGGATGGGGAATTCGTGAATATCCTAGACGTGTCTATGATGCAGTTTTGTTTAGTAATGAAGTGGACATGCTTACTATCAGATGGAAAGAATTGTATCCTTATATTACGCAATTTGTTCTTCTAGAGTCGAACTCCACGTTCACTGGCTTGCCCAAGCCTTTTACTTTTGCTATCAACAAGGACCAATTTAAGTTTGTTGAACCTCGGTTGACTTATGGAACCATTGGAGGAAGATTCAGAAAAGGTGAAAATCCGTTTGTTGAAGAGGCATATCAGAGAGTAGCACTCGACCAGCTTTTGAGAATAGCTGGGATAGAGGACGATGATTTACTGATAATGTCAGATGTTGATGAAATTCCTAGCAGGCATACCATCAATCTTTTGAGATGGTGTGATGATATTCCTCCGATTCTTCACCTTCATTTGAGGAATTACTTGTACTCTTTTGAATTTGAGATTAAGCACAGAAGTTGGAGAGCTTCAGTCCACAGGTATCAGAGTGGGAAGACTAGATACGTACACTACCGTCAGACTGATTACCTTTTGGCGGATTCAGGTTGGCATTGTAGTTTTTGTTTCCGCCACATCTCGGACTTCATATTCAAGATGAAAGCTTACAGCCACACTGATAGAGTGAGGTTTTTGCATTATTTGAACCCTAGAAGAATACAAGATATCATTTGTCAAGGGGCTGATTTATATGACATGCTTCCTGAGGAGTACACGTTCAAAGATATCATCGGTAGCATGGGACCCCTCCCTCATTCTCACTCGGCCGTTCATCTTCCTGCTCATCTGCTGGAAAATCCCAACAAGTATAAGTATCTCTTGCCTGGCAACTGCAAAAGAGAAAGTGGCTAA
- the LOC132047250 gene encoding serine/threonine-protein kinase STY13-like isoform X2, whose translation MGSANGFYSCDEFNLEAKWLIDPKLLFVGPKIGEGAHAKVYEGKYRNQNVAIKIVHRGETPEEITKREARFGREVAMLSRVQHKNLVKFIGACKEPVMVIVTELLLGGTLRKYLVSMRPRCLDTAVAIRFALDIARGMECLHSHGIIHRDLKPENLLLTADHKTVKLADFGLAREESLTEMMTAETGTYRWMAPELYSTVTLRHGEKKHYNHKVDAYSFAIVLWELIHNKLPFEGMSNLQAAYAAAFKSVRPSTDDLPEDLAVIVTSCWKEDPNTRPNFTQIIQMLLHFLSSVSPPEPVIPARIFTSENHVLPPESPGTSALMIKRDDSGETPKTPMENQPRGFFFCFNQCY comes from the exons ATGGGATCTGCTAATGGGTTTTACTCTTGTGATGAGTTTAATTTGGAGGCCAAATGGTTGATTGATCCAAAGCTTCTTTTTGTTGGTCCTAAGATTGGAGAGGGCGCTCATGCTAAGGTGTATGAGGGAAA GTACAGAAACCAGAATGTAGCGATAAAGATTGTGCATAGAGGCGAAACGCCTGAGGAGATCACCAAGAGGGAAGCTCGTTTTGGAAGGGAGGTTGCAATGTTATCCAGAGTTCAGCACAAGAACTTAGTGAAG TTCATAGGAGCTTGCAAGGAGCCTGTCATGGTCATTGTAACTGAACTTCTTCTTGGTGGGACGTTAAGAAAATACTTGGTGAGCATGAGGCCGAGGTGTTTGGATACTGCTGTTGCTATTAGATTTGCCCTTGATATAGCTCGTGGAATGGAATGCTTGCACTCTCATGGAATCATTCATCGTGACCTAAAACCTG AGAACTTGCTTTTGACGGCAGACCATAAAACTGTCAAACTTGCGGATTTTGGTTTGGCAAGAGAAGAATCATTGACAGAGATGATGACTGCTGAAACTGGAACTTATCGCTGGATGGCTCCAGag CTCTACAGCACGGTCACTTTAAGACACGGCGAGAAGAAGCACTATAATCACAAAGTAGATGCCTATAGTTTTGCAATTGTCCTGTGGGAACTCATACATAACAAATTACCATTTGAGGGCATGTCTAATTTGCAGGCTGCTTATGCAGCTGCTTTTAAG AGTGTGAGACCAAGCACAGATGATCTTCCAGAGGATTTGGCTGTAATTGTAACTTCGTGTTGGAAAGAGGATCCAAACACTCGTCCCAACTTCACTCAGATAATACAGATGCTTctgcactttctttcttcagTTTCACCACCGGAACCTGTAATACCAGCTAGGATTTTCACTTCAGAGAATCATGTCTTACCACCAGAGTCTCCAGGTACTAGCGCCTTAATGATCAAGCGTGATGACTCGGGTGAGACCCCTAAAACACCAATGGAGAATCAGCCAAGAGGATTCTTCTTCTGCTTTAACCAATGCTACTGA